TGTGTTTTTCGTTATATGGTATGTCATCAGCTCCGGAAAAGAAAGGTTTCTTTGGTACATTCCGATTGTAGGCTACGGATTTGCCTGGTTCAGTCATGCTGTGATTGAGAGAAACAAACCTGCTACTTTTAAATATCCTTTATGGTCTCTAATCTCGGATTTCAGATTATTTTTTGAGCTTTTGATTGGTAAACAGAAGTTCTTCACATCCAATAATCAGCCTCAGAAGCAGGAATAACTTTAGGACTTTTGTCTGCTTTTTTACTTAAAAAGCATTTCTTGTAATCATACTTGTGCCTTCGTTCTCAAAATAATCTTGTCATTTTTTTGTTGGATAATCGCAAGCGCGCTAAGAGCTTCATACTTTGTGCATATTTTAAGAAGCAAGAAAATCTGAGATTTTGAGCAGGTTGTGCGTTATTATTTTTCTTGTAGTTTAGAGTTTAGATTCCTTGCTTTGCTTAGAATGACAAACAGAGTTTTGAAATTTTATCGGAGATAAAATCCTTGCGCCATAAAAGTATTCCCTGTAATAATACTTGCGTCTATGCGTTTTTCAACCTTTACTTTTCGATTGAGATTGCTTCACCTTCGGTTCGCAATGACTATAACTCAGTGGGGTTTTGCTTGCCCGGATGAAGTTTTTTCCCTACCAGATATCCCAATGAAGGTAAAATAAGAGACAATACTACCGGAACTATCAACGCCAAGCCTGATCCATCAAGGACAAGCGTTACAGGAAAAAGATATCCATTGTACACTATAAATGCCAGTGAAAAAATAATGCTATCACTATTACTTGTAGATAGGATATTAAAATGACTTCCAAACTGATCAAACAAACCGGAGCAAGCAAATAAAAATACGTTCACAAAAAATATCCACAGAACTGTCCTGTAGATCATTCCTTTTTTTGCATTCAGATAGCCTGCAAAGATCAGAAGAAGAGATAAAATTCCGGAAACAAAAAAGTCTACACCGGAGAGCTCAGTTTCACCTCCTGTTCTTCCAAAGAAATACATGGCATACAATACGATATTCAGAAGATAGATTGCCGTTACATAATTCATACATCAAAATTTTACTGTCTACCATCAGAAATGATGGTAATGGAATGTTATTAGAATAATGAAGAGTTACGGCGGGCGGCTTCGCCGCCCGCCGTAACTCTAAACCTTAAACCCAAAACTTTAAATCTAAAGCCTTTATTTAAACTTCTTCTTAAAACTGAATTTAAGCATATTCATGAGCCCAGGTTCAATAATATCAATTCCCAGTCCGAAATTACTATCGGCTACAGTATGATGATCTGTCCTGAACTGTTCAAATTCGCTTTGCGGAATTTCAAGATTCACCAAAGGATTGTATTCAATAGATACGCTTGCACCATTTTTATTTACTTTCTTACGACTTTTATAGTCAAAATATGGATTGGCTATTGTGCTTTCCTGAATGGTATATTTTTCTTCAGTATCAATTTTCTGATCTGTATGCAGGTTGATTTCGTATTTCTCGCTATCGAAATTATGCCAGAAGGGTAAATCTTTATGAATGAAATCTCTTGCACTTCCTTTGATAACGTTTCTGTCAAAATACATCAGAAAACGATTCTTTTGCGGATCCACAAAATAAGGATTCTCAACAATAGCGGTATACTGAATCTTCACTTCATTCAGTCTTTTATCATCGCTTACTACATCGATTGCTGCATCTTTGAATACGTTACGGACATCGGTACCGTTCCTGTCACCTGAATAATTAAGCGCATAGAAAAGGAAATTGTTCCAGCTGTCTATGATTTCTCTTTTATTGGTGCTTTTAAAATACCTGCGCATAGCATTGGCTCTGTTTCCTTTGTAAGTAGTAGACAAGGTAAGCTTTCCGCTATTTCCCTGCGCATTCAAATCTACTTTTTCATTGATGCAGAAATAGGAAAATTTATACGGCTTTCTTACCTGAAGCTCCTGATCTTTTTTCACTTCCAGATAATGCATAAAATACATAAATCCTCTGTTTTCAATCAATCCGAATTCATCACGGATGGTAGCATCTATGAAATATTCTTCGCCTTTATAATTTACTTTTACAACTACATGATTAAAATTTAATAATGATGGCAGATAATATTTAATATAATAATCTGTGTTAAAATTCACGAGTACTACAGAAGCATCCACTCCTATATAATCAAGAATAACTTTTAACAAAACTGATTTTGCTTTACAATCACCCTGCTTATTTTCATAGGTTACTGATGGTTCCTGTGGTTTATGACCATTCATTTCATCAGCATTAAAGATGTAATAGATATGATTCTGAACATATTCTATTGCAAATTGCAGCTTTTCATCCTGATCGGTAATGGCATCCAGTTTTTCTATAAGATTCGGAGCAAAATCCTTCAAGGAAGCTTTATTGAAAATTTCGTCATAGATTGGTACAATATAGTTGGAAAGATCTTTCCAGTTACTTTCTGTAGCAAAATCTATGTAAGGGAAAATTTCACGTCCGGAATCTACAGGATTGATGTAATTCTGTTCTTCAATCACAAAACGTTCCCCTTTTTTAAGATGATTGACTTCCGGCTCAAGAACATTACCCTGTTCATCTCTGAAAAATGTTTTTTTATAAGCAATCTTCTGTTCACGTTCGTTGATAAAAGTAAATTTAAAACTACCGTAAGCCCAGTAGTTATCCGGACTTACCCAGACATACTTTGAGAATTCCTTTCTTAAAAAGTCACGGTCTGTAAATTCTTTGATTCTTGAATCTTCCAGAATCAGAACATCATACAGCCTAAGATCTTTAATGGTAATATTGATTTTTTTATTACTGCTCAGAACACCTCCGCTGCTCTGGTTTTCACTGTCAAGAACCTTAATCTTCGTATCCGGAATCTTATCAATCAAAACTCCATCTCTCAACACACTGATCCTGTGAATCTGATAGACTTCATTTTCCTCTACAATGACATCAGAAGCAGAAGCTCTTTCAAGGTTTCCAGGTTCGTTCAGCGTATATGCCATGCACACATACTCACTGTTTTCGGTGTTGCTGGTATAGTATTTTTTATCTAAAAAGTAGCAGTAGTCACGGCCTTCGTCTATTTGTCTTTTGGCAAATTCAGAGTCTTTGATCAGGTTTTTTATTTCCTCATCTTCAATATTTCCTGCCCACATTTCAGGTTTTTGAATCCTGTAATTTTCAACTTGCATTTGATTTTCCATATTTATTATAAGAGTTATATTTTGCGGTTGGTTTTTAAGAAATTCAAATTAAATGATTAAAAAAATAAAAAGCAATAGCAGAAGTACTACAAATTCACCTGACCCATTTCGGCATGGTAATTGCGAGGTATGGGAAAAAAATCAAGTTTTATGAAAAGTATAGCAACAATTCTAAAAGGGGCAGCTCCCGCATTAGCATTATTTGCAATGACGCAATGTACAACCACAGCCAATGCATCCGCAGGTGATGAAAAAACATTCATCGTAGGACCACAAACAGCAGACTGTACAGGTGTAGCTCCTATGAAATGTCTGCAGGTAAAAGAAAACGTTTCCGGAAACTGGACGAATTTTTACAGCAATATCGAAGGATTTACTTATGAGCCGGGGTATGAATATGTTTTAAAGGTAAAAACGGAAAAAATTGCCAATCCGCCAGCGGATGCTTCTTCCATAAAATACACTTTGGTAAAACAGGTTTCTAAGACAAAAAAGAAAGAACTGGCAGCCAATGAAAAAACCATTATCGTAGGACCACAAACCGTAGAGTGTTCTGCCGGAGCCGGCCGTATGCAATGCATGCAGGTAAAAGAAAGTGCTTCTACAGACTGGACGAATTTCTATAGCAGCATTGAAGGCTTCACTTATGAGCCAGGTTACGAATATGTTTTAAAAGTAAAAACAGAAAAAATCGCTAATCCGCCAACTGATGCTTCTTCAATCAAATACACACTGATCGAACAGGTTTCTAAAACGAAAAAATAATAAAAAACCGCTCCTGAAATTTCAGGAGCGATTTTCATTTAATTTAAGTTCAATTTTTAATATCCGGTTTCTTTTTGAGGAGGATCAGGATATTTTCCTTTTGTAGCCTCACCTACTGTATTTGCAGTTGTCATGGCTACTACAAGATCATTCAGCATACCGCTTGCTGCAGTGGGTGAATTGGGAAGAAGTACGAGATTACTTCTGCTGCTGGCTCCTACCGAATGTAAAGTATCATAATGCTGTGTTACCACAATAAGTGCTGATGCTTCGTGAGAATTGATATCTACATTATTCAGCATTCTTACAGACTCTTCAAGCCCTTTTGCAATTTCTCTTCTTTGGTCGGCAATCCCTTGTCCTTGCAGCTTTTTAGATTCTGCTTCTGCTTTTGCAACTGCTACAATACGGATTCTCTGTGCTTCGGATTCATATTCTGCCGCTGTTTTTTCTCTTTCTGCAGCATTGATTCTGTTCATGGCATGTTTTACCTGCTCATCCGGATCAATATCTGTTACCAAGGCTTTGATAATATCATAACCATAACTGTTCATAGCTTCCTGAAGTTCACTTTTTACGGCAATTGCGACATCGTCTTTTCTTACAAACACATCATCCAGTTTCAATTTTGGAACTTCTGCTCTTACCACATCAAAAACAAATGAAGTAATTTGATTTTCAGGATTTTCTAAACGATAATATGCATCTCCAACCTGGCTTCTTATCACCTGATACTGAACGGAAATTTTCATTTTGATGAAAACGTTATCCAAAGTTTTTGTATCAATCATTACATCCAGCTGCTGAATTCTTAAATTCAGTCTTTTGGCAATCTGATCTATAATTGGCAATTTAAGATGAAGACCAGAATGTTTTACAGCCCTAAATTTTCCAAAACGTTCAATAATAGCTGCTGTTTCCTGCTTGACAACAAAAAACGAAGCAAATAAAATGATAAGCCCGAAGAAAATAACGGGCGCTAAGTATATACCCATAGTTTTTAATTTTTTAATATGTCGTCACAAATCCAGTTTTGTTAAAAACATTTTTATCCGTGTTTGTTTAAATATAGGAAAAATAAAATTAAACTGAAGAACGAATTTCATTGAAAAAGCTACTTTTAACGCATAAAAAAGCCTCTACTTTAATAGAAGAGGCTTTTAAATTATTATAAAAAATAGAATCTACACGGTCATTCCGATGTCTATTCCTTTAATTTTTCTGTACAAATCCGTAGCATAATTATCTGTCATTCCGGAAACGAAATCAATCACTCCAAGAACTTTCTGATAATCGGTTCCTTCATTATAAATGAATTGTTTTGGAATTAATTTCAACGCTTTTTCATCATAGGATTTTCTTTGACCATCAGGCTTCAGAATGGAAGGAATAAAATGATCCAGCAATTCATACATTACATTATAACCTGCATTTTCAATTTCAACAACAGCCTTGTGGTTGTAAATTTTTTCTACTGAGAAACTCGCAATATCCTGTAATGCTTTATTCTCTTTTTTATAAATATCAAGCAAACCATTGCCAAGATTTCCTTCAAGAATCGTTTCAAAGTTATGTTTATACATCTCAATCGACTTATTGATTAATGCATTGATTACTTTTGCTCTTAAATAAGAAATCTGTTCATTTTCATTGGAAATAGAGCTTAGCTTTGTTTCAATTCTCTGAACATCATCTGTTTCAGATTTTACAAGTTCAAAAAATAAGTTTTTACAGTCAGCAGTTGAAACAATACCCAATCGGTGAGCATCTTCCATATCAATGATATTGTAGCAAATATCGTCAGCTGCTTCTACCAGCCATACAAAAGGGTGTCTTTTGAAAATATGCGGTTCTTCACTTTCAGAAATAAGCTGGGTTCCTTTGGCAATTTCCAGGAAAATATCTTTTTCATTCTGGAAAAAACCGAATTTCTTTCTGTGAATGATTCCTTTTTTCTTGGCTACCGCTTCACATGGATATTTTGCTATACTTGCCAGCGTGGAGAACGTTAACTGAATACCTCCTGCATCTTTCCCTTGCTGCTGCTGAGCCAATACTCTGATTGCGTTGGCATTTCCTTCAAAATTAACCAGATCTGCCCATTCCTTCCCGTTGAATTTTGATTTCAGATCTTTTTCATTCCTTTCAAAATAGCTGGCAATGGCATCTTCACCGGAATGTCCGAATGCAGGATTTCCCACATCATGGCACAAACATGCTGCTGCAATAACGTTTCCTAAATTATAGAGATAAAAATTCTTTGAATCTTCAGTCAGTTCACCTTTAAAATCTTCAGCAATAAATTCACCGATAATACTTCCTAAACTTCTTCCTACAGATGATACTTCCAAAGAATGTGTAAGTCTGTTGTGTACAAAAACACTTCCGGGAAGAGGAAAAACCTGCGTTTTGTTCTGCAGTCTTCTGAAAGCTGAAGAGAAGATAATTCTGTCGAAATCTCTTTGAAAATCAGTTCGCGAAGCCTTAGTTTGTGGATTGTTTCCTGTACGTTGATTGGTGAAAATCTTGTTTAAATTCATCATTTTTCAAAATTACTCCAAATTTTAATTGTACGGAATAGTATTTAGATTTTTATTAAAGAGTTCTTTCATTCAAAAAATCTATTATAATAAACGTTTTTTAGGGATCGGAAAGCTTGAATAAATATTTTACATTTGATACCACTAATAACGAAAGAATTACAAATATTCTTCTTTCAAATTTTAAATTCTTTTTATCATGACAGACAACACTTGGCTCAACAGATGGGATGATAGATACAGCAGCGAAGAATTTGCTTATGGAACGAAGCCCAACAACTATCTGAAAGAACAGCTTAGCAAATTAAATCCGGGCAAAATACTTTTCCCTGCAGAAGGTGAAGGCCGGAATGCCGTTTTTGCAGCTACACAGGGATGGCAGGTCTCAGCCTTCGATATCAGTGCAAACGGAAGAAACAAAGCGCTGCAACTGGCTGAACAGCTGCAAACTTCTATTGATTATCAAGTGGGAGAACTTTCAACTTTGGATTATCAGAAAGAACAGTTTGATGCCATTGCTCTTATCTATGCGCATTTTCCGGGTGCTATTAAATCTTCAATCCACCAAATGCTGAATCAGTATCTGCGTAAGGGCGGCTTTATTATTTTCGAAGCTTTCAGTAAAAATCATCTTGAATATATTGCAAAGAACGAAAAGATAGGCGGTCCGAAAGATATTGAATCTTTATTTTCTGTTGAAGAGATCAAAGCAGATTTTCCGGATTATCACATTATTGAATTGGCAGAAACAGAAATCGAGCTCAATGAGGGACTTTTTCATAACGGGACGGGTTCTGTTATCCGATTCGTAGGGCAAAAACTGGTCTGAATATATTTTGAATAGGTTTATTTTGGGATAAAACTTTAGATTTTATTCAATTATGGAATATTATTTGAATCTTTATCTCAAAATAAACGTATGCCTGAAGGTCCGTCCATCATATTAATGAAAGAAAACCTGCAGCCATTTGCGTGCCAGCAAGTGACAGAAGTTTCAGGAAATGCCAAATTCGAAAAAAAGGTGTTCATTGGACAATCCCTCCTTGAAATCCGGACTTTTGGAAAACAGACTTACCTTATTTTTGAAAAAGCTGCCATTCGTATCCATTTATTAATGTTTGGCTCTTACAGCATTAATGAGCAGACCAAACCTGATAAAAGTCTGCGTTTAGCATTGTTTTTCTCTACCGGAAGCATTTATTTCTACACCTGTTCCATAAAATCCGTACCTCTTGAATATCTTTCCACCATAGATTGGGAAGCTGATATAATGAATGATCAGTGGAATTCTAAGAAGGCTGAAGAGAAGTTAAAATCCAATCCGAAAATGATGGTCTGTGATGCATTGATGAATCAGGATATCTTTTCGGGAGTCGGAAATATTATTAAAAATGAGGTTCTTTTCAGAATTGGAGTTCAGCCTGAAAGTTTACTGGGTAATCTTCCTCCCAAAAAAAGAAAAGAACTTATTGCTGAAGCCAGAAATTACAGTTTTGATTTTCTGAAATGGAAAAGAGAATTTGTTTTGAAAAAGCACTGGCTGGTTCATACGAAATCTGTCTGTCCGATATGCGGCCAGAAGCTCATTACCAAACAAACAGGGAAAGGAAAAAGGAGAAGTTTCTTTTGTGAAAAAGATCAGAAACTTTATTAAATATTTTCCCACTGATTACACAAATTTCCACAGATCTTTTTGAGCTTGTGAGTGATATTTATTATTGCTCATTAATTATATTCTAATCTGAATTCAGAAGTCCTCCGGCAAATTTTGTAAAGAATTCAGCTCTGTATACTTCTCCAAGTGGAATCTCAGAATCTTCTATGTATATATTATGATTGTCAAATGAATCTATATAATTCATATTTACAACATAGGACTTGCTGACTCTGATAAAGGTTTCTCCGGATATTTTCTGATGGGTGGTTTTTAAATTCATTGCAGTGATAAGTTTCTGCTGTTTTGTATGAATAACTACATAATCTTTGAGCCCTTCTATAAACTTAATATCTGAAAAACTGATCTTATAGAATCTTCTTTCTGCTTTGATGAATAAAAAATCTGCAGTATTGGACTCTACTGTATTTTTCACGGTATCTTTAGACAAAAGTTCAGTATAAAGTGTGGCTTTATCAATCGCTTTTTCCAGTCTTTGAGGATCAATAGGCTTCAACAGATAATCTACAGCTTCCAGTTCATAACTCTTTAGCGCATATTGAGAATAGGCCGTTGTAAAAATAATAAGGGATTTTTTCGGAAGCATTTCTACAAACTCAAGGCCTGTTACCATGGGCATTTCTATATCGAGGAAAATAAGATCCACATCATTATCTTTAAGGAACTCCAGCGCAGACGGAGCATTGGAAAATTCGCCAAGGATATCAATACCGGAGATTTCATTGATCAGCGATCTCATTTCGGATCTTGCCAGGGGTTCATCATCAACTATAATACAATTCATCACACGGGAATTTTTAAATTTACATTATATTCTTTTTCATCGGATTCTATCTGGAGGTCAAAAGTATCATTATAAAGAAGTTCCAGTCTTCTGGTGATATTGGCAAGACCAAGTCCACTGTTTTTGCTGTCCGAAACTGCATAACCTACACTTCTTGAATTCACACATCTGAAATAAAGCTGCTTGTTTTCAATACCGATTTCAATTTTCACATAAGACTCTCCCCCATTGAGATCTACACTGTGCTTGACTGCATTTTCTACAAAAGTGGTAAACAGATTGGGCGGAATAAAAGTACTGCTGATGATTCTTTTATCAACTTCTGTATGAATATCAAAAGAGAAATTATCTCTTCTTATCTTTTCAAGGTTTAAAAAGTTAGACAGAAAATCAATTTCCGAAGTCAGTAATGTTTTTTCTTCACTATTTTCATAAAGCTGATACCTGAGAAATTCTGAAAGTTTTACAATAACCACTGAAGCTTTTGCCGGATCTGTTCTTATGAGTGCTTTTACATTATTCAGCATATTGAACAGAAAGTGTGGATTAATCTGATTTCTCAATTCATTAAGCTCCATACTCATGGTAAGCTTACTAAGCTCATTAATCCTTTTATTGTCATTGATCCATTTCTGCAAAAGTTTTATGGTAGTAGTGGTCATGATAATAGGAATACACATCAGAACACCTTCATAAATTCCACCCTTTTCATTTTCCCTAAGAATATTTTTCACTCTGAATTCTTCAAAGAACAGCTTAAAACCATATCCTATAAAATTAAGCCCCCCTACCCCCATCAGAACCAGCAGAACAAGATAGGTGACATATTTTGT
The nucleotide sequence above comes from Chryseobacterium sp. 7. Encoded proteins:
- a CDS encoding DUF962 domain-containing protein encodes the protein MAERIKTYREFYQFYLTEHSKTGTRIFHFIGTFLVFFVIWYVISSGKERFLWYIPIVGYGFAWFSHAVIERNKPATFKYPLWSLISDFRLFFELLIGKQKFFTSNNQPQKQE
- a CDS encoding DUF4377 domain-containing protein, which gives rise to MKSIATILKGAAPALALFAMTQCTTTANASAGDEKTFIVGPQTADCTGVAPMKCLQVKENVSGNWTNFYSNIEGFTYEPGYEYVLKVKTEKIANPPADASSIKYTLVKQVSKTKKKELAANEKTIIVGPQTVECSAGAGRMQCMQVKESASTDWTNFYSSIEGFTYEPGYEYVLKVKTEKIANPPTDASSIKYTLIEQVSKTKK
- a CDS encoding SPFH domain-containing protein; amino-acid sequence: MGIYLAPVIFFGLIILFASFFVVKQETAAIIERFGKFRAVKHSGLHLKLPIIDQIAKRLNLRIQQLDVMIDTKTLDNVFIKMKISVQYQVIRSQVGDAYYRLENPENQITSFVFDVVRAEVPKLKLDDVFVRKDDVAIAVKSELQEAMNSYGYDIIKALVTDIDPDEQVKHAMNRINAAEREKTAAEYESEAQRIRIVAVAKAEAESKKLQGQGIADQRREIAKGLEESVRMLNNVDINSHEASALIVVTQHYDTLHSVGASSRSNLVLLPNSPTAASGMLNDLVVAMTTANTVGEATKGKYPDPPQKETGY
- a CDS encoding deoxyguanosinetriphosphate triphosphohydrolase; protein product: MNLNKIFTNQRTGNNPQTKASRTDFQRDFDRIIFSSAFRRLQNKTQVFPLPGSVFVHNRLTHSLEVSSVGRSLGSIIGEFIAEDFKGELTEDSKNFYLYNLGNVIAAACLCHDVGNPAFGHSGEDAIASYFERNEKDLKSKFNGKEWADLVNFEGNANAIRVLAQQQQGKDAGGIQLTFSTLASIAKYPCEAVAKKKGIIHRKKFGFFQNEKDIFLEIAKGTQLISESEEPHIFKRHPFVWLVEAADDICYNIIDMEDAHRLGIVSTADCKNLFFELVKSETDDVQRIETKLSSISNENEQISYLRAKVINALINKSIEMYKHNFETILEGNLGNGLLDIYKKENKALQDIASFSVEKIYNHKAVVEIENAGYNVMYELLDHFIPSILKPDGQRKSYDEKALKLIPKQFIYNEGTDYQKVLGVIDFVSGMTDNYATDLYRKIKGIDIGMTV
- a CDS encoding class I SAM-dependent methyltransferase yields the protein MTDNTWLNRWDDRYSSEEFAYGTKPNNYLKEQLSKLNPGKILFPAEGEGRNAVFAATQGWQVSAFDISANGRNKALQLAEQLQTSIDYQVGELSTLDYQKEQFDAIALIYAHFPGAIKSSIHQMLNQYLRKGGFIIFEAFSKNHLEYIAKNEKIGGPKDIESLFSVEEIKADFPDYHIIELAETEIELNEGLFHNGTGSVIRFVGQKLV
- a CDS encoding DNA-formamidopyrimidine glycosylase family protein, producing MPEGPSIILMKENLQPFACQQVTEVSGNAKFEKKVFIGQSLLEIRTFGKQTYLIFEKAAIRIHLLMFGSYSINEQTKPDKSLRLALFFSTGSIYFYTCSIKSVPLEYLSTIDWEADIMNDQWNSKKAEEKLKSNPKMMVCDALMNQDIFSGVGNIIKNEVLFRIGVQPESLLGNLPPKKRKELIAEARNYSFDFLKWKREFVLKKHWLVHTKSVCPICGQKLITKQTGKGKRRSFFCEKDQKLY
- a CDS encoding LytR/AlgR family response regulator transcription factor; this translates as MNCIIVDDEPLARSEMRSLINEISGIDILGEFSNAPSALEFLKDNDVDLIFLDIEMPMVTGLEFVEMLPKKSLIIFTTAYSQYALKSYELEAVDYLLKPIDPQRLEKAIDKATLYTELLSKDTVKNTVESNTADFLFIKAERRFYKISFSDIKFIEGLKDYVVIHTKQQKLITAMNLKTTHQKISGETFIRVSKSYVVNMNYIDSFDNHNIYIEDSEIPLGEVYRAEFFTKFAGGLLNSD
- a CDS encoding sensor histidine kinase; the protein is MKYSPWKFEETFVMDFLVEEKYGFRRHLLFLIFFFFLMYSARFWHWYSGMYQYYVLFFVYVILITMVYINIYVLVPKFFFKTKYVTYLVLLVLMGVGGLNFIGYGFKLFFEEFRVKNILRENEKGGIYEGVLMCIPIIMTTTTIKLLQKWINDNKRINELSKLTMSMELNELRNQINPHFLFNMLNNVKALIRTDPAKASVVIVKLSEFLRYQLYENSEEKTLLTSEIDFLSNFLNLEKIRRDNFSFDIHTEVDKRIISSTFIPPNLFTTFVENAVKHSVDLNGGESYVKIEIGIENKQLYFRCVNSRSVGYAVSDSKNSGLGLANITRRLELLYNDTFDLQIESDEKEYNVNLKIPV